Sequence from the Planctomycetia bacterium genome:
ACCCCAACTTCCCATCCGCGGCCGCGCCGACCAAATCGCCTGGAATCCCACCCTCGGCCTGACCCTAATGCGTGCCAAATGACTTTGCAGTTGTCCTGGCATCGTCGCCTCCTGCATTGCAACCCGCCAGTGGATCGCAATAAAATAGCCGAATAAACGGAGTTTTTCAGCAGCCTGATAGCGAGCTTGGCGACGTCACGGCGCGCCGTCCTTGCCGCCGCGCCGCCAATCTCATTCAATACAGTCGGTACTCCGTTGTTCTGGGACGTGATCGCATGGAACCTTGGGCTTGGGCAATTGTGATTTTCTCCGCTGGCCTCGCGCTGGCGATGCTGGAAGTATTCCTACCATCCGGCGGCGTGCTGGGATTTCTGTCGCTGGCCGCGGTCGTTGTTTCCATCGTGCTGGCCTTTCGCCACAGCCCAGGGACGGGATTCACCTTCCTGGGATTGGCGATCGTTGGCTTGCCGGCAGCGTTTTCCACGGCGCTCCATTTTTTCCCGCGCACGCGAATGGGACAGCGCATGATCCTGGGCGCGCCATCGGACGACGAAGTCATTTCCGACGAAGACCCGCGCAAGGTCCTGCGCGGGATGGTCGGAAAGCATGGCGTGACGCTCAGCGTGATGTTGCCGAGCGGGCGGGTGCGGATCGACGACCGGCTCTACGACGCGATGAGCGAAGGCCTGCCGATCGAGGCTAACGAACCAGTGACCGTGATTGACGTGCGGGGCGGCAGCCTCGTGGTGCGGGTCGCAAGTCACGAACTTCCACGAGCGAATCCCGCCGATCCGCTCGCCCGCCCGATTGAAAGTTGGGGCATCGATCCCTTTGAAGATGCTCCGGCTGGCTAAGCGAGATGAGCTTGAGAGCCGGAAGCGTCAGCGCCCTGAGCGAATTGAGGAAGCACGCCGATAGCAGTTCACTTCGGGCGCTGACGCTTTCGGCTCTATGATCGTGGGCCATGCTCGGCCATAATGCCCACCGAGGAAATCACTAAGCGAAAACTACTTGTGAGCTGCGCATGTTTCAGCCTCTCAAATTGACGATCGCCTTGCTTCTGTGGTGCGGCCTTGTGAGCGTTACGCCGGCCGCCGAACCCACTCCCAAGAAATATGTTTGTGCGCGAGCCCCGGCGAAAGTCACGCTCGACGGCAAATTGGACGATGACGCCTGGGAGGCGGTGGCTTGGACCGATGACTTCGTCGATATCGAAGGCGACAAGCGTCCCAAGCCGCGATTTCGTACGCGCGCCAAGATGCTCTGGGACGACGAGTATTTCTATGTGGCGGCGCAACTCGACGAGCCGCATGTTTGGGGAACCATTACGCAGCGCGACGCGGTGATCTTTCAGGACAACGATTTCGAGGTCTTCATTGACCCCAATGGCGACTCGCGCGAGTACTACGAATTCGAGATCAACGCCCTGAACACCGGCTGGGATCTGTTTCTTCCCAAACGCTACAAGGACGGTGGCAAGGCGGTCGACGCTTGGAACATCGAAGGATTGAAGACGGCGATTCACGTCGACGGCACGCTCAACGACCCGAGCGACGAGGACCGCGGCTGGAGTATCGAGTTGGCGATTCCCTGGAAGGCGCTCGCGGAGTACGCCCAGCGCCCCAGCCCGCCGCAAGCCGGCGATCGCTGGCGCGTAAGTTTCTCGCGCGTCGAATGGCTCACCGAAGTTAACGACGGCAAGTATGTTAAAGTGCCCGGCAAGCGCGAAGACAATTGGGTCTGGTCCCCGCAAGGGATCATCGACATGCACGAGCCGGACAAATGGGGCTACGTGGAATTCGTGCCGGCGAAGTAGCGCGAACGGCTACTAGAACTCGCTCCTGCATTCGGTCGGGCCGACGAACCTAATCCCACGGTTCTCGTTCCTACTTCCTCCATTCATCATTCGTTTCGCTCCCCCTCCGCGGTTCAAATGCAACTTCCCCCTCCGTGTCCTCCGTGCTCTCCGTGGTGAATCCTCGCGCAAACCTACGCCTACTGAACGAACCGCAGTAGCGCATACTTCTTCTTGCCGGAGCGAAGCACAATGCAGCTTTCGCTGGCCAGTTGTTCGGCGGTGAGCTGCAATTCGATGTTTTCCACGCGGTGGTTGTTCACGTACGCGCCGCCTTGCGCGACCGCCCGCCGGGCTTCGCCTTTGCTTTTGGCGAGTCCGAGCGATTCGATGGCGAAGGCGTCCAGAATATTCAGGCCTTCTCCGGCCAGTGCGCTGCGCGGAAGCTCGGCGCTTGGTACGTCGGCGAAGACCGCGCCAAGTTGCGCGTCGTTCAGGCCGGTGATCGCTTCGCCGAAAAAGATCTCGGTGGCGCGCTGCGCGACGCGGAGGCCTTCCTCGCCGTGAATCAATCGGGTGACTTCTTCGGCCAGGCGGCGCTGGCTTTCGCGGCCGGCGGGGTTCGTTTCGCGAGCCGCATCAAGCGCTTCGACTTCCTCGCGACTGAGATCGGTGAAGAAGCGCAGGCACTTGCTGGCGTCGGCGTCGTCGACGTTGATCCAGTATTGGAAAAACTGGTAAGGACTGGTGCGATCGGCCGCCAACCAGACGGCGCCGGATTCGGTCTTGCCCATCTTCGTGCCGTCGCTCTTGGTGAGTAGCGGCGTGGTGAGTCCGTAGAGTTGCAGGCTGTGCATCCGCCGGCCGAGGTCGATGCCGGCGGTGATGTTCCCCCACTGGTCGCTGCCGCCAACTTGCAGTTCGCAGCCGTGTGCGCGGTTGAGATGCACGAAGTCATACGCCTGCAGCAGCATGTAGCTGAATTCGGTGTAGCTCAACCCGGCGTCGCTGCGCTCCAGGCGCGCCTTGACCGAGTCCTTGGCGAGCATCACATTCACGGGGAAACATTTGCCGATGTCGCGCAGGAAGGTCAAGTAACTGAACGGGCTGATCCAGTCGTAGTTGTTCACCAACAGCGCGGAATTGGCGACGCCCTCGAAATCCAGCACGCGGCGCATCTGCTGCTGAATCGAATCGACGTTGGCGCGGAGCGCTTCGAGCGAGAGCAAGTTCCGCTCCTCGCTCTTACCGGTCGGGTCGCCGATCATGCCGGTCGCGCCGCCGACGACCGCGATCGGCCGATGCCCCGCGCGCTGAAACCGCCGCAACATCAACAGCGACACCAGGTGCCCGACGTGCAGGCTATCGGCCGTAGGATCGAATCCGGCGTACAACGTCCGCGATCCGCTGCGCAACCACTCCGGCAAATGCTCAGGATCCGTCGACTGATGAATCAAGCCGCGCCAGGTAAGTTCGGAGAAAATATCCATGAAGTGAGGTCGATTCCGTTTTGAAACGCGAAGGCCAATTGCGAATGCCGAATGTCGAAATCCGAATGACGAATGAAATCCGAATGCCTAAACTCTTGCCATTGCGGGCAAGTTTAACAAGTCGTCCCTCGTTGTGGCATGGTCTCCCGACCATGTCACCGCCCGCTTGTTGTGGCATGGTCTCCCGACCATGTCACCGGCCTGACCGAAGGTCTCCAATGCTCGTCATCGCGATTTCCGACCTGGGGTCATTCGACATTCTTTCGACATTCGGATTTCGAAACTCGACATCGACGTTCACCGCCACATGTCGTCGTCGGCAAACGGATGCGCCGGGCCCTGGAATTTCGGCTTGGGCAATGCCTTGAGGGCTTGCTCGGCAAGGCGCAGGTCTTCGCGGGTGGTGATTTTCAGGTTCAACGTGCTGCCAGTGAGAACGGTCACGGCGTGGCCGAGGCGTTCGACAAGCTCGGCGTCGTCGGTGGCCGGCTTGGAGCCGCGTTCGGCGTATGCCTTGAACAACAGGTCGCGGCGAAACACCTGCGGGGTTTGGGCTTCCCAGAGGCCATCGCGCGGCACCGTGGCCTCGATCGTTTGACCCGCGCGGACGCGTTTCAATGTGCCGGCGACCGGGATCGCCAGGATCGCCGCGCCGGATTTCTGCGCCGCCTCGAAGACATTGGTGATCCATTCATCGACGATGCAAGGCCGGGCCGCGTCGTGAATGCAAACGTATTCTACGTCCGGCTCAATACGTGACAGGGCGTTCTGCACGGAGTCCGAACGCTCCTGCCCGCCGACGACGACTTCGATGCCTAGGATCGCCACGTTCGAGGCGAACTTGAAGTTGAAGTATTCGCGGTCGTCGGGCGAAATCACGACGATCACCTGCTTGACGTCCTTGCGTTGCAGGAATTTCTCCGCGGCATGCAGCCAAACAGCGCGATCGGCCAACGGCGCGAACGGCTTTTTGTAATTCTTGTCATGGTACCGGCTACTCTTCCCAGCCGCCGGCAGAATTACGGCGAACTTGGACATGGGGAATATTCCTTGGTGTCAGATGCAACGGGTCGTGAGGGGAATGTCGAATTTCTAAATCCGAATGACGAAAGAAATCCGAATGCCTGAATGTCGAATGGTCTTGTCAACGAGGCGTCCGTTGTGGCATGGTCTCCCGACCATGTCACCGCCCCGATCGAAGGTCTCCAATGCCCGTCATCGCGATTTCCCACAAGGGACCATTTAGTCATTTAACGATTCGGCATTCATTCGTCATTCGGATTTCGAAATTCGACATCTGCGCCTCCTATTGTGCGACGCGCCAGCGGCGTTGGAAGAGCCAGATCATGGTCAGGGAGAGGGCGACGTTGAACAAGATGTAGAACGAGACATGCGAGAAGAACAGATCCCAGCGGGGGACGTTGACCTGCGCGGTTCCTGGCGTGATCACCGCGGCGGCATTGCTGATCGTAGGCAAAGCGAACACCGCCGCGAAGGGGCTCGTGAACGTCAGTTGACGTACGAATTCCGCGACCGGCGGTGTGGCAAACGTGCGGGCGAAGAAATGGAACGCCAGTGGCGCGGCATACAGCGACACGACGACCAGGTACGCGGTCATCATGGCCACGGACGTGCGGCGGAAAATCACCGAGCAAAACAGCGCGATACCGGCCGTCGTCGGGCAGGCCAACGCCAGCACGAGCAGGTAGCCCAGCACCGTGGGAATGTTCGACCAGAAGACGCTGACCATCAGACATGCCAGCAACAGCGGCCAGAGCAGGAAGGAGGTGAGAATGGTCGACACGCGCAGGCCGCTGATCATCTTGCCCCAGAGAATCTGCCACGGCGTGACCAACGTCACCAGCAGCAGGTCCAAGGTTTCGCGTTCGCGTTCGCTGGTGACGGCCCCGGCCGAAAACACGGGGCCGACGAGCATATTGAAGAGGATCACGTAGCTGATGTACCAGGGCGCCTGCTCGGGATGCAGGTACAGGAACCAGGCCATCAGCGGGATCGCCAGGAACATGCTCACCTGAATGACCACGCGCAGCATCAGCGTGCCCTGGCTGAACAATTCGCTCCGCAGCTCTTTGTCGTAGACCGGATTCGCACCGTCTTCGAGCAAATCCGTCCGCTTCGGCGGGGCGAACAAGCGGTCCGGAAACTGATCGCGTTGGATCACCAGGCCGACGGCTTCCTTAATCTCGGTTTCTTCATCGATGACTTCATTTCCTTCGCTGCCCACGTCGGGCGGATGGAGCAATCGTCGCGCGGTGGAAATCATCAGCACCGCGCAGATGGTGATACAGGCGGCCGGCAAAAAAGTCAGCGTAGCGAACAGTCGGAACTCCCCCATCTGCCCGAAGGCGCGCCACAACACTGGGCCCAACAGCGCCAACGGTAAGATGATCAAATACGACACGACCAGCGACGCCGCGGAGCGCGTGAAGTAGCTACTACACGCAACGCTGATCATGCCGAACGTCGCCACGCTTAAGACCATCGCCAGGTAGACCGCCATCACCTCATACGGCGACACGCCCCCCAGCGGCAGGCAGAGCATCACGATCGGCAAAGACGAGAGAATCAACATCGCCAAATGGCACAGCGACGCGAGCAGTTTCCCCAGCACGATCGCGCCCGGCCGCAACGGGCTGGCGAGCAACATCTCGTAAGTCTTGCGTTCCTTCTCGCCAGTGATGGTCGTCGCGGCGAAGCTCGGCGCCATCATCGAAGCCAGCACGAACTGGCCGAGAAAAAACATGTCGACCAGCCGCTGCGATTTTTCCGGCTTTCCAGTCAGGTCCATCACCTGATCTTCCGGCCAGGCGACCAGCACCACGAGCGCCAGGAGCGCGTTGTAAACAAACAACAACACAAACGCCCGGCCCATCCGAAGATTGACGAGCAGTTCGCGCTGGAGGACGGGGTTTTCGATTACATACATGAAGGGAATGCCGAAGTGTTCGCGACGATGCCAGACTGAGACACTCAGATTTACTCGGCCACGGCTTGGGCCAACGATCCACGATCATCTCCGAGGTAGGTCACCGCAGTAGTTCTACGCAACTCTCGCAGGGATTCGAGGCGGCCCGCGAAACACGCGAAAAACAGGAAAGTCAATGTCATGGTTCCGAACGAAGTTCAATTTGAGACGCCCGGCCAACTCTTAGAGTTTGTCTTAGACAATCACCGACGTGAAGTCCTTGAAAAGATTCCGCTAGCCTTTTCTACGGCCCAGCTTTCGCGTTGTTAGTGTGTTTCGCGGGGCGCTCCGAGACGTGCACTTCGTCATTAAATCACCAGTCCCTTGGTGACCAGCATAAACACATCCTCCAACGTCGGGTCCT
This genomic interval carries:
- a CDS encoding carbohydrate-binding family 9-like protein; this translates as MFQPLKLTIALLLWCGLVSVTPAAEPTPKKYVCARAPAKVTLDGKLDDDAWEAVAWTDDFVDIEGDKRPKPRFRTRAKMLWDDEYFYVAAQLDEPHVWGTITQRDAVIFQDNDFEVFIDPNGDSREYYEFEINALNTGWDLFLPKRYKDGGKAVDAWNIEGLKTAIHVDGTLNDPSDEDRGWSIELAIPWKALAEYAQRPSPPQAGDRWRVSFSRVEWLTEVNDGKYVKVPGKREDNWVWSPQGIIDMHEPDKWGYVEFVPAK
- a CDS encoding NfeD family protein — encoded protein: MEPWAWAIVIFSAGLALAMLEVFLPSGGVLGFLSLAAVVVSIVLAFRHSPGTGFTFLGLAIVGLPAAFSTALHFFPRTRMGQRMILGAPSDDEVISDEDPRKVLRGMVGKHGVTLSVMLPSGRVRIDDRLYDAMSEGLPIEANEPVTVIDVRGGSLVVRVASHELPRANPADPLARPIESWGIDPFEDAPAG
- the ispD gene encoding 2-C-methyl-D-erythritol 4-phosphate cytidylyltransferase, which encodes MSKFAVILPAAGKSSRYHDKNYKKPFAPLADRAVWLHAAEKFLQRKDVKQVIVVISPDDREYFNFKFASNVAILGIEVVVGGQERSDSVQNALSRIEPDVEYVCIHDAARPCIVDEWITNVFEAAQKSGAAILAIPVAGTLKRVRAGQTIEATVPRDGLWEAQTPQVFRRDLLFKAYAERGSKPATDDAELVERLGHAVTVLTGSTLNLKITTREDLRLAEQALKALPKPKFQGPAHPFADDDMWR
- the tyrS gene encoding tyrosine--tRNA ligase — translated: MDIFSELTWRGLIHQSTDPEHLPEWLRSGSRTLYAGFDPTADSLHVGHLVSLLMLRRFQRAGHRPIAVVGGATGMIGDPTGKSEERNLLSLEALRANVDSIQQQMRRVLDFEGVANSALLVNNYDWISPFSYLTFLRDIGKCFPVNVMLAKDSVKARLERSDAGLSYTEFSYMLLQAYDFVHLNRAHGCELQVGGSDQWGNITAGIDLGRRMHSLQLYGLTTPLLTKSDGTKMGKTESGAVWLAADRTSPYQFFQYWINVDDADASKCLRFFTDLSREEVEALDAARETNPAGRESQRRLAEEVTRLIHGEEGLRVAQRATEIFFGEAITGLNDAQLGAVFADVPSAELPRSALAGEGLNILDAFAIESLGLAKSKGEARRAVAQGGAYVNNHRVENIELQLTAEQLASESCIVLRSGKKKYALLRFVQ
- a CDS encoding ABC transporter permease subunit; this translates as MYVIENPVLQRELLVNLRMGRAFVLLFVYNALLALVVLVAWPEDQVMDLTGKPEKSQRLVDMFFLGQFVLASMMAPSFAATTITGEKERKTYEMLLASPLRPGAIVLGKLLASLCHLAMLILSSLPIVMLCLPLGGVSPYEVMAVYLAMVLSVATFGMISVACSSYFTRSAASLVVSYLIILPLALLGPVLWRAFGQMGEFRLFATLTFLPAACITICAVLMISTARRLLHPPDVGSEGNEVIDEETEIKEAVGLVIQRDQFPDRLFAPPKRTDLLEDGANPVYDKELRSELFSQGTLMLRVVIQVSMFLAIPLMAWFLYLHPEQAPWYISYVILFNMLVGPVFSAGAVTSERERETLDLLLVTLVTPWQILWGKMISGLRVSTILTSFLLWPLLLACLMVSVFWSNIPTVLGYLLVLALACPTTAGIALFCSVIFRRTSVAMMTAYLVVVSLYAAPLAFHFFARTFATPPVAEFVRQLTFTSPFAAVFALPTISNAAAVITPGTAQVNVPRWDLFFSHVSFYILFNVALSLTMIWLFQRRWRVAQ